In Etheostoma cragini isolate CJK2018 chromosome 9, CSU_Ecrag_1.0, whole genome shotgun sequence, the following are encoded in one genomic region:
- the ahsg1 gene encoding alpha-2-HS-glycoprotein 1 isoform X2: MKGFHIVVLLSSAVLLVSAAPALELVTCSEDGGPAAARLAMHRINENHDHGYKFRLKTIQSHKMDKVDGGCNLELQLNLLETVCYNIDPKPFEDCLIRGEAERAVMANCTVQFSVRNNDANLTKYECDTRQVKTNQDMVMLCPDCPMLVPLNNIGGLKSVKEAVSKFNQNTTNQHYYILKEVGRIRVGSGMYYYTEFALVETHCPMGSRINPEACQPLCPDRAHHAFCQSSYSNATGVKSVACEFYPPSNTTALGPGEKEPLCRYHGGGHPPGVGGATPPLGCLWPPHGGYGHPPHVGHGPPPPGGDGHPPRVGGGHGGHHHGGDGKDDKEKQHHGPPFGSKQHFHHFHRCRGSDPALHPICPWPRSGHRHGHGPSHRHDD, encoded by the exons ATGAAGGGATTTCACATCGTGGTGCTGCTGTCCTCGGCCGTCCTGCTGGTCAGCGCTGCTCCGGCTCTGGAGCTGGTGACATGCAGCGAGGACGGTGGACCTGCGGCTGCGCGGCTGGCTATGCATCGCATTAACGAGAACCATGACCACGGCTACAAGTTCAGACTCAAAACAATCCAAAGCCATAAAATGGACAAG GTGGACGGAGGCTGTAACCTTGAGCTGCAGCTGAACCTTCTGGAGACAGTGTGCTACAACATCGACCCCAAACCCTTTGAGGACTGTCTGATCCGTGGAGAGGCTGAGCGG gCGGTGATGGCTAACTGCACCGTACAGTTCAGCGTTAGAAATAATGACGCCAACCTCACCAAGTATGAGTGTGACACGCGACAAG taaaaaCCAACCAGGACATGGTGATGCTTTGCCCTGACTGTCCCATGCTGGTCCCACTGAACAACATTGGCGGTCTCAAGTCTGTTAAAGAAGCTGTGAGCAAATTCAACCAGAACACCACCAACCAGCACTACTACATCCTGAAGGAAGTGGGACGGATCAGAGTTGGG TCAGGAATGTACTACTACACTGAATTTGCCCTGGTGGAGACTCACTGTCCAATGGGAAGCAGAATCAATCCTGAGGCATGCCAACCCCTCTGCCCTGACAGAGCT CATCACGCTTTCTGCCAATCATCTTACTCCAATGCAACTGGAGTCAAGTCAGTTGCGTGTGAATTCTATCCCCCATCG AACACGACTGCCCTAGGTCCTGGTGAGAAAGAGCCCTTATGCAGGTATCATGGGGGCGGCCATCCTCCCGGTGTAGGCGGTGCAACACCTCCCCTTGGATGCCTATGGCCTCCCCATGGTGGCTATGGCCATCCCCCCCATGTTGGACATGGCCCC CCTCCCCCTGGTGGCGACGGCCATCCTCCCCGTGTAGGCGGTGGCCATGGTGGCCATCATCATGGCGGTGATGGCAAAGATGACAAGGAAAAGCAGCATCATGGGCCCCCATTCGGTTCCAAACAACACTTCCATCACTTCCATCGTTGCCGTGGATCAGACCCAGCTCTCCACCCCATTTGCCCCTGGCCTCGTTCTGGTCACCGCCACGGTCACGGCCCCAGCCACAGACATGATGACTGA
- the ahsg1 gene encoding alpha-2-HS-glycoprotein 1 isoform X1, which yields MKGFHIVVLLSSAVLLVSAAPALELVTCSEDGGPAAARLAMHRINENHDHGYKFRLKTIQSHKMDKVDGGCNLELQLNLLETVCYNIDPKPFEDCLIRGEAERAVMANCTVQFSVRNNDANLTKYECDTRQVKTNQDMVMLCPDCPMLVPLNNIGGLKSVKEAVSKFNQNTTNQHYYILKEVGRIRVGHVLGSGMYYYTEFALVETHCPMGSRINPEACQPLCPDRAHHAFCQSSYSNATGVKSVACEFYPPSNTTALGPGEKEPLCRYHGGGHPPGVGGATPPLGCLWPPHGGYGHPPHVGHGPPPPGGDGHPPRVGGGHGGHHHGGDGKDDKEKQHHGPPFGSKQHFHHFHRCRGSDPALHPICPWPRSGHRHGHGPSHRHDD from the exons ATGAAGGGATTTCACATCGTGGTGCTGCTGTCCTCGGCCGTCCTGCTGGTCAGCGCTGCTCCGGCTCTGGAGCTGGTGACATGCAGCGAGGACGGTGGACCTGCGGCTGCGCGGCTGGCTATGCATCGCATTAACGAGAACCATGACCACGGCTACAAGTTCAGACTCAAAACAATCCAAAGCCATAAAATGGACAAG GTGGACGGAGGCTGTAACCTTGAGCTGCAGCTGAACCTTCTGGAGACAGTGTGCTACAACATCGACCCCAAACCCTTTGAGGACTGTCTGATCCGTGGAGAGGCTGAGCGG gCGGTGATGGCTAACTGCACCGTACAGTTCAGCGTTAGAAATAATGACGCCAACCTCACCAAGTATGAGTGTGACACGCGACAAG taaaaaCCAACCAGGACATGGTGATGCTTTGCCCTGACTGTCCCATGCTGGTCCCACTGAACAACATTGGCGGTCTCAAGTCTGTTAAAGAAGCTGTGAGCAAATTCAACCAGAACACCACCAACCAGCACTACTACATCCTGAAGGAAGTGGGACGGATCAGAGTTGGG CACGTGCTCGGTTCAGGAATGTACTACTACACTGAATTTGCCCTGGTGGAGACTCACTGTCCAATGGGAAGCAGAATCAATCCTGAGGCATGCCAACCCCTCTGCCCTGACAGAGCT CATCACGCTTTCTGCCAATCATCTTACTCCAATGCAACTGGAGTCAAGTCAGTTGCGTGTGAATTCTATCCCCCATCG AACACGACTGCCCTAGGTCCTGGTGAGAAAGAGCCCTTATGCAGGTATCATGGGGGCGGCCATCCTCCCGGTGTAGGCGGTGCAACACCTCCCCTTGGATGCCTATGGCCTCCCCATGGTGGCTATGGCCATCCCCCCCATGTTGGACATGGCCCC CCTCCCCCTGGTGGCGACGGCCATCCTCCCCGTGTAGGCGGTGGCCATGGTGGCCATCATCATGGCGGTGATGGCAAAGATGACAAGGAAAAGCAGCATCATGGGCCCCCATTCGGTTCCAAACAACACTTCCATCACTTCCATCGTTGCCGTGGATCAGACCCAGCTCTCCACCCCATTTGCCCCTGGCCTCGTTCTGGTCACCGCCACGGTCACGGCCCCAGCCACAGACATGATGACTGA
- the sass6 gene encoding spindle assembly abnormal protein 6 homolog → METLFSKTLHVHVRARDCEDRKANIRVTIDLQLTTSPVHKRDLLVRLTDDMDPYFLFNLSISEEDFQSLKVQQGLLIDFASFPQKFIDLLNLCCSEQESDNPRFLLHLSSPSAVLDGPGNFSVVETNAFKHLNHLSLRLVPGSDKEVKDYLAVCLSSLKAEKQSLEMKLKKTEDDLSRQLTYAQQTLSEKTKELDKLRSEWTSQSSSLSSRHSQELQSEREKAAEYQSRLQQQTEQLRYELESAHKQSSQQLQSRVSELEASNRELTERKYKNEALIRDLKIKIVGAEEECQRSKQQLLSLRRENGTLDSAVHDGERALSQLQMRVAVLEQEVKDKDQLMRRTKDVLEATQQQKESMEENVESKEGQIKKLETTVKSLSEELIKANGIIKKLQGEVRGLVGKIKVKNMVTVSQEKVLQETSEKLENVDKDLQSARQQLSTKEEQVSRLKEQLETTVQKLNESREVLKTNENVINWLNKQLNEKQLSRKAPESVDNPSLLSTTTGLRAQFNPQVARLDGTPAEQRSAQPPARHTGGSAGLDSKYFERRDDSIPIYGLSPNLFNKEFPQPSKPSVVSAYFSA, encoded by the exons ATGGAGACACTGTTCAGCAAGACGCTGCACGTCCACGTCAGGGCCAGGGACTGCGAGGACAG GAAAGCTAATATCCGTGTCACCATTGACCTCCAGTTGACAACCAGTCCTGTTCACAAAAGG GATCTTCTAGTAAGACTTACCGATGATATGGATCCATACTTTCTCTTCAACCTGTCCATATCAGAAGAGGATTTCCAAAG TCTGAAGGTGCAGCAGGGGCTCCTCATAGACTTTGCATCATTTCCTCAGAAGTTTATCGACCTGCTGAATCTGTGCTGTTCTGAGCAGGAGTCCGACAATCCCAG GTTCCTCCTGCACCTGTCCAGTCCGTCTGCAGTGCTCGATGGACCGGGCAACTTCAGTGTTGTTGAGACCAACGCATTCAAACACCTGAACCACTTGTCTCTGCGGCTGGTCCCAGGCTCTGACAAAGAGGTCAAAGACTATCTGGCAGTGTGTCTGTCCTCTCTCAAG GCAGAGAAGCAGTCCCTGGAGATGAAGCTGAAGAAGACCGAAGACGATCTGTCCAGGCAGCTGACTTACGCTCAACAG ACTCTATCCGAGAAGACTAAAGAGTTGGACAAACTGCGTTCAGAGTGGACGAGTCAGAGCAGCTCTCTGTCCAGCCGCCATTCTCAGGAGTTACAGTCGGAGCGAGAGAAGGCTGCAGAG TACCAGAGCAGGCTTCAGCAGCAGACGGAGCAGCTCCGCTACGAGCTGGAGAGTGCTCATAAGCAGAGCAGCCAGCAGCTTCAGAGCCGCGTGTCGGAGCTGGAGGCCTCCAACAGAGAGCTGACCGAGAGGAAGTACAAGAACGAGGCGCTCATCAGAGACCTTAAGATCAAAATAGTGGGCGCCGAGGAG gAGTGCCAGCGGTCCAAGCAACAGCTGCTGTCTCTGCGGAGGGAGAACGGCACTCTGGACTCTGCGGTCCACGACGGCGAGCGAGCACTGAGCCAGCTGCAGATGAGAGTGGCAGTTCTGGAGCAGGAGGTCAAGGACAAGGATCAGCTGATGCGCCGCACCAAAGACGTGCTGGAAGCAACGCAGCAGCAGAAG GAATCAatggaagaaaatgttgaaagtaAAGAAGGTCAGATAAAAAAGCTTGAGACCACGGTGAAGTCCCTGTCTGAGGAGCTGATAAAG GCTAACGGCATCATTAAGAAGCTGCAGGGCGAGGTGCGAGGCCTTGTCGGAAAAATCAAAGTCAAGAACATGGTGACTGTGTCCCAGGAGAAGGTCCTCCAAGAAACGTCTGAAAAACTGGAGAATGTTGACAAGGATCTGCAAAGCGCTCGGCAGCAGCTCAGCACCAAGGAGGAGCAG GTGTCCAGGCTGAAGGAGCAGTTGGAGACGACTGTACAGAAGCTCAATGAAAGCAGAGAGGTGTTAAAAACCAATGAGAATG TTATTAATTGGCTTAACAAGCAGCTGAATGAGAAGCAGCTGTCCAGGAAGGCTCCTGAATCTGTGGACAATCCTTCACTGCTGTCAACAACAACTGGACTGAGG gccCAGTTCAACCCTCAGGTAGCCAGACTTGATGGGACTCCTGCTGAACAGAGATCAGCACAGCCGCCCGCCAGACACAC gGGAGGCTCTGCAGGCCTGGATTCAAAGTACTTTGAGAGGAGAGATGATAGCATCCCAATCTATGGTCTGTCGCCTAATCTGTTTAACAAAG aGTTCCCTCAGCCGTCGAAGCCCTCCGTAGTGTCTGCTTACTTCTCTGCATGA